From a single Pieris napi chromosome 7, ilPieNapi1.2, whole genome shotgun sequence genomic region:
- the LOC125050842 gene encoding HEAT repeat-containing protein 1 isoform X1: protein MASTSLSEQLKKLTTPQTSIYKDDKKRVSLLFDPKEAALKDRETFYEIGLSGLHELIALYEGFRVYEDSLFSLSSKDFERAVQTKEVNINLDQTIEKILLELSPYMLLQSSHKALEWLVNRYHIHEYNQDAIMALILPYHETKIFIRFVQIMNSSSKKWKWLEPVKQHGIPLSKLVLHKQCMSNVSTLQFIARSTLKYVAHFGERATQLNTVFAFFCSTAIGCMHNCQTISEAILTALLPTLISALESPIDDFRSSAYIILGFLTTKAKLKKKMVKEIMDKLLSSEFEITQDVVLLMNLIYTNQKHITKMSDDLLNNISLDLLSTICSFLKILSQGNINILPFILAFLSGVLSKIQLSSEEFIVFSKLPTFFIDQVDLKSQQPQKIIECVLNAWIAQNKSQPADDEGSDLEIISDDNDFSCKLLEWYSIFFKDLESKYPDAFDKVIKKEMSSDNKLRKACLSKVLGFNPAIAHKVGGAYLFENLNHPNPEIRREAVTFITKEFKSLHLKSKEFVKDSIVNRLHDDDPGVVREVLSIPDTDLNEILDEVDLSNVFTHILSQKSKQWKPVIKQAILKMCKIDNLPVNHDTLLSLMPYLFPFDHASCQITWHILSSSWGNKLGLVKLIDADNSVPDKPQVLRQLIFKALFINHSIQIYDILDITRLNRNKTTDVVFYLLLKTCSIQHTPIEDVITILDLLLESVEKRTIISSEISNVFNDGTVLELIKLAKQDEILFELLEFIFTKITQRLNPSDVSKPWCNFCVKPKNILVRRLFELFITGCSIPGYNETYIKLLQQLFKQLFKNAKEKFDFVANIACGHILYAANPNELINPALQLRSLKLLSNFIKVQKDETWLYDSDVLIVMVLSCLNHPIKSIREATLNFVDILLQQAKDKNLIYIQFLRDLQVHKEEMLIDHEQVSQIIKKILTEQSIGNKLSRKNCMLKLTGIIIGDTPAFIKSAVVKLLSNINNANIYSHIILSLKNLLVALKSEGKIFDIYESTLFTNVLNHLNENTISAISKHEVWEIVETCLKQYKECILQDTMEYTSPCVLILKEINENVFAKVPDDKCKDLINLITAAGTSSNNPNISSVAAKTIKKIHMKLVDFKPLLEKMLNVSDPADVPKKKKSTISMYSYQVVETDEWRLGVTLLEYIQNKRKMSLDNTFVSILFQLLNKCQRFEEQSYVEYTKQLILSSLWYYCKNYIDDQDQEQVRALKSVFDVELIVQCIRGTQNPQTNHHALMLLSQAAYILPEQVLHHTMEIFTFIGSSVLRHDDAYSFQIITRIIETLIPILVKMNKKVQDYSRKELEQLRKRVVPVLRIFADVVLHVPEHRRLPLYKKLIETLGANEFLWVFLALLLETHISHFNDEKKKDNKQTSKSLADKESPINRIDFGQSIVLEFPPEVALENFIKLTVYMKSLPLLKDDDAMETSIDPSEIFSVNGHSAIQLRHYKYVIVTFLNTCLSLPRFIEQCSQATEITAMEVHFKSLVVNILTFIQSITKIKDDKTAKYWRVMLHHSYDFLDHVNNLLSAPMFISVIRGLMAHTLQTVQRKSMELLNLKIQCSPEMFDTVDHELMFSLLPSLLRIVKTIGTEVENVDEAQDLELNQQTALLSLKLLTRMLASKDPEAFQPVLELVTDQTCSSGIPPNVMASIVLCLAELCANLKAYSLSSLRKFMPALIKVLKNQRKAETPELVLLSTVTAISKIVESMPLFLSPYLQKIIYEYSILSAKWLNNDQECNKVSAIISKLLTIKKKLASSIPPRVLIPVANETHKLILNKRKYDAVAPVMSLLADSFANITTADFTALQQDLTTFFISALQLRCDAGDIDADLIDGAEGEVVKALVSLVLKLSETSFRPFYFKIYDWAIRTNIEGHKERAITFYRLSSAIADKLKGLFVLFAGHFIKNAAELLDACNNSKTEQLYFDSEEKCIILVNNILKTLHIVFLYDSQSFLNKSRFETLMQPVVDQLENTLGGIPNLKKRAEETIIPCISQFAVATGDDSLWKLLNYQVLLKTRHNDAEIRLIALECLVAIATQLGSNWLPLLAESVPFFAELLEDGDQRIETATKNAVRTLEQILGEPLEKYF, encoded by the exons ATGGCCTCGACATCGCTCAGTGAACAGTTGAAGAAGTTAACAACACCACAAACGTCTATCTACAAAGATGATAAAAAGCGTGTGTCTCTATTATTCGACCCAAAAGAAGCTGCATTAAAAGATCGTGAAACTTTCTATGAAATTGGTCTAAGCGGTCTTCATGAACTAATAGCATTGTATGAAGGTTTTCGCGTGTATGAGGATTCACTATTTAGCCTTTCCTCCAAAGACTTTGAAAGAGCTGTGCAAACTAAGGAAGTAAATATTAACTTGGATCAAACTATTGAAAAGATTCTTCTAGAACTTTCACCATACATGCTTCTACAGTCCTCCCACAAAGCTTTAGAATGGCTAGTTAATAGGTACCACATCCATGAGTACAATCAAGATGCCATAATGGCTCTCATTCTTCCCTACCATGAGACAAAAATATTCATCAGATTTGTGCAGATAATGAACAGTAGCTCAAAAAAATGGAAATGGCTAGAACCTGTTAAACAACATGGTATTCCCTTGTCAAAGTTAGTGTTGCACAAGCAATGCATGTCTAATGTCAGTACCTTACAATTTATTGCTAGaagtactttaaaatatgttgctcATTTTGGGGAAAGGGCAACACAGTTAAATACAGTTTTCGCATTTTTCTGCTCAACTGCAATTGGTTGTATGCATAATTGTCAAACTATCTCTGAAGCTATATTGACTGCATTATTACCTACTTTGATCAGCGCATTGGAATCACCTATTGATGATTTTAGATCTAGTGCCTATATAATTTTAGGCTTCTTAACAACTAAAGCAAAATTGAAGAAAAAGATGGTAAAGGAAATAATGGATAAGCTCCTATCTTCAGAATTTGAAATCACTCAAGACGTAGTCTTACTGATGAATCTTATTTACACTAACCAAaaacacataacaaaaatgtcTGATGACCTTTTAAACAACATTTCTCTAGACTTACTGTCTACTATTTGCAGTTTTTTGAAAATACTAAGCCaaggaaatattaatattttaccatTTATATTGGCTTTTCTCTCTGGAGTGTTAAGTAAGATTCAGCTAAGTAGTGAAGAATTCATAGTGTTTTCAAAACTTCCAACATTCTTTATTGATCAAGTGGATTTGAAAAGTCAGCAGCCTCAGAAGATAATTGA aTGTGTCCTTAATGCCTGGATAGCACAAAATAAATCCCAACCAGCTGATGATGAAGGCAGTGATTTAGAAATTATAAGTGATGATAATGATTTCTCGTGCAAGCTTCTAGAATggtattcaatatttttcaaagaCCTTGAAAGTAAATACCCTGATGCATTTGACAAAgtaatcaaaaaagaaatgagCTCTGATAATAAACTGCGTAAAGCATGCCTTTCTAAAGTGTTAGGATTCAATCCAGCTATTGCTCATAAGGTTGGTGGGGCTTACttgtttgaaaatttaaatcatcCTAATCCTGAAATCCGAAGAGAAGCCGTTACTTTTATTACTAAAGAATTCAAATCACTTCATCTTAAAAGCAAAGAGTTTGTTAAAGATTCAATTGTTAATCGATTACATGATGACGACCCAGGTGTTGTTAGAGAAGTTTTGTCAATACCTGATAccgatttaaatgaaatacttGATGAGGTTGATTTGTCCAATGTTTTCACACACATATTATCCCAAAAATCTAAACAATGGAAACCTGTAATCAAACaagctattttaaaaatgtgtaaaatagATAATCTTCCGGTGAACCATGATACTCTTTTATCACTTATGCCATATCTCTTTCCCTTTGATCATGCAAGTTGTCAAATTACTTGGCACATTTTATCTTCATCTTGGGGCAATAAGCTTGGTTTGGTTAAATTGATTGATGCTGATAACTCTGTGCCTGATAAACCTCAAGTTCTCagacaattaatatttaaagcttTGTTTATAAATCATTCAATACAAATTTATGACATATTGGATATTACTCGATTAAATAGGAATAAAACAACCGATGTTGTATTCTATTTgcttttaaaaacatgttctATACAACATACCCCAATTGAAGACGTCATTACCATCCTAGATTTGTTGTTGGAATCAGTTGAAAAAAGAACAATCATCTCCAGTGAAATAAGTAATGTATTCAATGATGGAACAGTTTTGGAATTGATAAAGCTTGCTAAACAAGATgaaattttgtttgaattattggagtttatttttactaaaattacgCAGAGGCTTAATCCTAGTGATGTTAGTAAGCCATGGTGTAATTTTTGTGTCAAACCTAAAAACATTCTAGTGAGACGGCTCTTTGAACTGTTCATAACTGGATGTTCAATACCAGGATACAACGagacatatattaaattactcCAGCAACTTTTTAAGCAACTGTTCAAAAATGCCAAGGAAAAGTTTGATTTCGTTGCAAACATTGCATGTGGACATATTTTGTATGCAGCAAATccaaatgaattaattaatccAGCACTGCAGCTAAGATCTTTAAAACTGCtcagtaattttataaaagtccAGAAAGATGAAACATGGCTTTATGACTCTGATGTTCTCATTGTGATGGTTCTAAGTTGCTTAAATCATCCTATTAAATCGATACGCGAAGctacattaaattttgtagatattttattacaacaaGCTAAGGACAAAAATTTGATATACATCCAGTTTTTAAGAGATCTGCAAGTACATAAGGAAGAAATGTTGATAGATCATGAACAAGTTTcacaaataataaagaagatATTAACTGAGCAATCAATTGGAAATAAATTGTCTAGAAAGAACTGTATGCTGAAACTGACAGGAATTATAATCGGTGACACACCagcttttattaaatctgCTGTAGTCAAATTGTTGTCCAACATCAATAACGCGAATATATATTCACACATCATACTATCGCTAAAGAATTTACTTGTGGCACTGAAATCTGAGGGAAAGATATTTGACATCTATGAATCGactttatttacaaatgttCTTAATCACCTGAATGAGAATACAATTTCTGCTATTTCTAAACATGAGGTATGGGAAATAGTGGAAACGTGTTTGAAACAGTACAAAGAGTGTATTTTACAAGACACCATGGAATATACAAGTCcttgtgttttaatattaaaagaaattaatgaaaatgtgTTTGCTAAAGTCCCAGATGATAAATGCAAAGACcttatcaatttaattacaGCAGCTGGTACCTCTAGTAATAATCCCAATATTTCTAGTGTAGCCGCAAAaactataaagaaaatacacaTGAAACTTGTAGATTTTAAACCATTACTTGAAAAAATGTTGAATGTATCAGATCCAGCAGATGTgccaaagaagaaaaaatccACCATATCAATGTATTCCTACCAAGTGGTTGAAACTGATGAGTGGCGTTTAGGCGTAACATTACTTGAATACATacagaataaaagaaaaatgagCTTAGACAACACCTTTGTGTCCATATTGTTCCAATTGCTCAATAAATGTCAAAGATTTGAAGAGCAATCTTATGTAGAATATACAAAAcagttaatattatcttcactCTGGTATTATTGCAAGAATTATATAGATGATCAGGATCAGGAACAAGTTAGGGCGTTAAAAAGTGTATTTGACGTAGAATTAATCGTACAATGCATTCGCGGAACACAAAACCCTCAAACAAATCATCACGCATTGATGCTGTTGTCTCAAGCTGCCTATATTTTGCCTGAACAAGTACTTCATCACACAATGGAAATATTCACCTTCATTGGCTCGTCAGTCCTGCGTCACGATGATGCATACAGCTTCCAAATTATAACGAGAATTATAGAGACATTGATTCCTATACTAGTGAAGATGAATAAAAAAGTTCAAGATTATTCAAGGAAGGAATTGGAGCAGCTTCGAAAAAGGGTAGTTCCTGTTCTTCGAATATTTGCAGATGTCGTCTTACATGTGCCAGAACATCGGAGATTACCACTGTATAAAAAGCTGATTGAAACATTGGGCGCAAACGAATTCCTCTGGGTTTTCCTTGCATTGTTGCTTGAAACACACATTAGTCACTTTAACGATGAGAAAAAGAAAGATAATAAACAGACTTCAAAGTCACTGGCTGATAAAGAATCTCCAATAAACCGAATAGATTTTGGACAAAGTATTGTTTTGGAATTCCCTCCTGAGGTTGCTCTAGAAAACTTTATCAAACTGACTGTGTATATGAAATCACTGCCGTTACTCAAAGATGACGATGCTATGGAGACTAGCATAGATCCCAGTGAGATTTTTAGCGTAAACGGACATTCGGCTATACAACTGCGCCATTATAAATACGTTATCGTAACATTTTTGAATACTTGCTTAAGTTTGCCTAGATTCATTGAGCAGTGTAGTCAGGCGACTGAAATCACGGCAATGGAAGTCCACTTTAAATCATTGGTGGTTAATATCCTTACTTTCATTCAAAGTATTACGAAAATAAAAGATGATAAAACCGCAAAGTATTGGCGTGTTATGTTGCATCACAGTTACGATTTCTTAGACCACGTTAATAATTTGCTCTCAGCTCCAATGTTCATATCCGTGATAAGAGGACTCATGGCACATACCTTACAAACTGTCCAAAGAAAATCAATGGagttattgaatttaaagatCCAATGTAGTCCGGAGATGTTTGATACGGTGGACCATGAACTGATGTTTTCATTGCTTCCTAGCTTGTTGCGAATTGTTAAAACTATTGGAACAGAAGTGGAAAATGTCGACGAAGCTCAAGATTTGGAGCTTAACCAGCAAACGGCATTACTCTCGCTAAAATTACTTACTCGCATGCTAGCATCTAAAGATCCAGAGGCATTCCAGCCTGTCTTGGAACTTGTAACAGATCAAACATGTAGTTCGGGTATTCCACCAAACGTGATGGCGTCTATTGTGCTCTGCTTAGCTGAGTTATGTGCCAATTTGAAGGCATATTCATTGAGCTCACTTCGCAAATTTATGCCGGCACTTATAAAAGTCCTTAAAAATCAACGTAAAGCAGAAACTCCAGAGTTGGTTCTGCTAAGTACTGTGACCGcaatttctaaaatagttGAGAGTATGCCGTTGTTCTTAAGCCCATATTTGCAGAAGATAATTTACGAGTATTCAATATTGAGTGCTAAATGGTTAAACAACGACCAGGAGTGCAATAAAGTGTCTgcaattatttctaaattgtTAACTATAAAGAAAAAGCTTGCAAGTTCAATTCCTCCAAGAGTTCTAATACCAGTTGCGAATGAGACGcacaaattaatattgaacAAACGGAAATACGACGCCGTTGCTCCTGTTATGTCATTGTTGGCAGATAGTTTTGCGAACATAACTACAGCCGACTTCACAGCTTTACAGCAAGACTTGACAACTTTCTTCATTTCTGCTCTACAATTACGATGCGATGCAGGTGATATAGATGCTGATTTGATTGACGGAGCGGAAGGTGAAGTCGTAAAAGCTTTGGTATCTCTAGTTCTGAAGTTGTCTGAAACGAGCTTTAGAccgttttactttaaaatatacgaTTGGGCAATAAGAACTAACATTGAAGGACATAAGGAAAGAGCTATTACGTTCTATAG ATTAAGCAGCGCAATAGCAGATAAACTAAAAGGTTTATTCGTATTATTTGCTGGACACTTCATCAAAAACGCTGCAGAGTTGTTGGACGCTTGTAACAACAGCAAAACTGAACAATTATACTTCGATTCTGAGGAAAAATgcattattttagtaaataatattttgaaaacattGCATATTGTGTTTCTATACGATAGCCAGAGTTTCTTAAATAAGAGTCGATTTGAGACGTTAATGCAGCCCGTGGTCGATCAGTTGGAAAATACGTTGGGTGGGATTCCGAACCTTAAGAAAAGGGCAGAAGAAACTATTATCCCTTGTATATCCCAGTTCGCTGTGGCAACTGGCGATGATTCTCTTTGGAAGCTCCTGAATTATCAAGTACTTTTGAAGACGAGGCATAATGATGCAgaaataag ATTAATAGCCCTGGAATGTCTTGTTGCAATAGCAACGCAACTAGGCAGTAACTGGCTCCCTCTATTGGCGGAGAGTGTTCCCTTCTTCGCTGAACTTCTAGAAGACGGCGATCAGAGGATCGAAACTGCAACAAAGAATGCAGTACGGACATTAGAACAGATTTTGGGAGAACCActtgaaaaatacttttag
- the LOC125051246 gene encoding lysosomal thioesterase PPT2 homolog: MMSFQHLVAFWMLFSCSYAYKPVVLIHGIMTGSGSMEIISRRIQEKHPGTKVYNVNRFESWSSLETMWHQVLEIGQDVANISSHYPEGINLIGYSQGGLVARGIVQTFPNVSVSTFISLSSPQAGQYGAGFLHVVFPGLVKESAYELFYSRVGQHTSVGNYWKDPYHQTLYDEYSVYLPYINNHILSAKSNDFKNNILSLKRLVLIGGPDDQVITPWQSSQFGYYGMNETVIEMREQDIYMSDRIGLRALDESGRLHIVTVPGINHFNWHMNVSIVDDYLLPYLD; encoded by the exons ATGATGAGTTTTCAGCATCTTGTCGCGTTTTGGATGCTTTTTAGCTGCAGCTATGCATATAAACCAGTGGTTTTAATTCATGGAATTATGACGGGAAGTGGAAGTATGGAAATAATCTCTAGGAGAATTCAAGAG AAACATCCTGGCACTAAAGTCTATAATGTTAATAGATTTGAGAGTTGGTCGAGTTTGGAAACCATGTGGCATCAAGTGTTGGAAATTGGTCAAGATGTAGCTAATATATCTAGTCATTATCCTGAAGGAATTAATCTAATTG GGTACTCCCAAGGAGGTCTTGTTGCTCGGGGTATTGTGCAAACATTCCCAAATGTCTCGGTGAGCACTTTTATATCTCTCAGCTCTCCCCAAGCCGGTCAGTATGGAG CTGGCTTCCTTCACGTCGTATTTCCTGGTTTAGTTAAGGAGTCGGCTTATGAATTATTCTACTCAAGAGTTGGTCAACACACATCTGTCGGGAACTACTGGAAGGACCCCTATCATCAGACGTTGTATGACGAATATAGTGTTTATCTGccttatattaataatcatatcCT GTCTGCAAAATCAAATGATTTTAAGAACAATATATTGAGTTTGAAGCGGCTTGTTTTAATTGGTGGACCAGATGATCAAGTTATTACTCCTTGGCAGAGCAG TCAATTTGGTTACTATGGAATGAACGAGACAGTGATAGAAATGCGTGAGCAGGACATCTATATGTCAGACCGCATTGGCTTGCGAGCGCTCGACGAGAGCGGACGTCTTCATATCGTCACGGTGCCTGGTATTAACCATTTCAATTGGCATATGAATGTAAGCATTGTAGACGATTATTTATTACCGTATTTAGATTAA
- the LOC125050842 gene encoding HEAT repeat-containing protein 1 homolog isoform X2, giving the protein MASTSLSEQLKKLTTPQTSIYKDDKKRVSLLFDPKEAALKDRETFYEIGLSGLHELIALYEGFRVYEDSLFSLSSKDFERAVQTKEVNINLDQTIEKILLELSPYMLLQSSHKALEWLVNRYHIHEYNQDAIMALILPYHETKIFIRFVQIMNSSSKKWKWLEPVKQHGIPLSKLVLHKQCMSNVSTLQFIARSTLKYVAHFGERATQLNTVFAFFCSTAIGCMHNCQTISEAILTALLPTLISALESPIDDFRSSAYIILGFLTTKAKLKKKMVKEIMDKLLSSEFEITQDVVLLMNLIYTNQKHITKMSDDLLNNISLDLLSTICSFLKILSQGNINILPFILAFLSGVLSKIQLSSEEFIVFSKLPTFFIDQVDLKSQQPQKIIECVLNAWIAQNKSQPADDEGSDLEIISDDNDFSCKLLEWYSIFFKDLESKYPDAFDKVIKKEMSSDNKLRKACLSKVLGFNPAIAHKMFTVFRKSGRHKIS; this is encoded by the exons ATGGCCTCGACATCGCTCAGTGAACAGTTGAAGAAGTTAACAACACCACAAACGTCTATCTACAAAGATGATAAAAAGCGTGTGTCTCTATTATTCGACCCAAAAGAAGCTGCATTAAAAGATCGTGAAACTTTCTATGAAATTGGTCTAAGCGGTCTTCATGAACTAATAGCATTGTATGAAGGTTTTCGCGTGTATGAGGATTCACTATTTAGCCTTTCCTCCAAAGACTTTGAAAGAGCTGTGCAAACTAAGGAAGTAAATATTAACTTGGATCAAACTATTGAAAAGATTCTTCTAGAACTTTCACCATACATGCTTCTACAGTCCTCCCACAAAGCTTTAGAATGGCTAGTTAATAGGTACCACATCCATGAGTACAATCAAGATGCCATAATGGCTCTCATTCTTCCCTACCATGAGACAAAAATATTCATCAGATTTGTGCAGATAATGAACAGTAGCTCAAAAAAATGGAAATGGCTAGAACCTGTTAAACAACATGGTATTCCCTTGTCAAAGTTAGTGTTGCACAAGCAATGCATGTCTAATGTCAGTACCTTACAATTTATTGCTAGaagtactttaaaatatgttgctcATTTTGGGGAAAGGGCAACACAGTTAAATACAGTTTTCGCATTTTTCTGCTCAACTGCAATTGGTTGTATGCATAATTGTCAAACTATCTCTGAAGCTATATTGACTGCATTATTACCTACTTTGATCAGCGCATTGGAATCACCTATTGATGATTTTAGATCTAGTGCCTATATAATTTTAGGCTTCTTAACAACTAAAGCAAAATTGAAGAAAAAGATGGTAAAGGAAATAATGGATAAGCTCCTATCTTCAGAATTTGAAATCACTCAAGACGTAGTCTTACTGATGAATCTTATTTACACTAACCAAaaacacataacaaaaatgtcTGATGACCTTTTAAACAACATTTCTCTAGACTTACTGTCTACTATTTGCAGTTTTTTGAAAATACTAAGCCaaggaaatattaatattttaccatTTATATTGGCTTTTCTCTCTGGAGTGTTAAGTAAGATTCAGCTAAGTAGTGAAGAATTCATAGTGTTTTCAAAACTTCCAACATTCTTTATTGATCAAGTGGATTTGAAAAGTCAGCAGCCTCAGAAGATAATTGA aTGTGTCCTTAATGCCTGGATAGCACAAAATAAATCCCAACCAGCTGATGATGAAGGCAGTGATTTAGAAATTATAAGTGATGATAATGATTTCTCGTGCAAGCTTCTAGAATggtattcaatatttttcaaagaCCTTGAAAGTAAATACCCTGATGCATTTGACAAAgtaatcaaaaaagaaatgagCTCTGATAATAAACTGCGTAAAGCATGCCTTTCTAAAGTGTTAGGATTCAATCCAGCTATTGCTCATAAG ATGTTCACTGTATTCAGAAAAAGTGGTCGACACAAAATTAGCTGA